From Halomarina ordinaria:
CCCTGCACACGACGGACGTCGCCGGCAAGACGGAGCTGACGGTGGAGGTCATCAAGGACCTCGACATCGACGGCCCGCTCCTCCTGCCGAACGTCGAGGACCTCCCGCACATCGCGAAACCCATCTCCAGCGAGGAACGCGAGACGGGCGAGGCGCTGGCCGAGGAGTACGGCGTCGACCTCGACGACCTCGGCCCCATCCAGGTCGTCGGCAGCGGTGCGACTATCAACGACGCGACGGACAACGCCTTCGAGCGCGCGAGCGACCTCCTCGACATGAGCGTCGGCGAGGTCAGGGGACGCTGTACGTTCACCGGCGGCGTGGAGATCGCCCGCCTGCCGGGCGTCGTCCAGCTCACGCTGCTCGCGCCCATGGACGTCCTCGAGGAACGCGGGCTCGCCGACCTCGTCAGGGCACAGTACGACCTCTGAGCGACCCGCCGCGCATGGCCGGGTAGACCGTCAGCGCGTCCGTCTCGGCGACGGCGTCGTCGGGGGTGACGCGCTCGCCGTCGCGGGTCACCCGGACGCTCGGGCGAAGCGCCCCGCCCTCGTCGAACAACTGGTCGCGGGCACGGGGGTAGCGCTCGACGAACGCGTCGAGGACGTCGCCGA
This genomic window contains:
- a CDS encoding ubiquitin-like small modifier protein 1, with product MELTLFGPLRGVTGEKTVEVAVAGGTVGDVLDAFVERYPRARDQLFDEGGALRPSVRVTRDGERVTPDDAVAETDALTVYPAMRGGSLRGRTVP